Proteins co-encoded in one Cricetulus griseus strain 17A/GY chromosome 1 unlocalized genomic scaffold, alternate assembly CriGri-PICRH-1.0 chr1_1, whole genome shotgun sequence genomic window:
- the LOC103160255 gene encoding LOW QUALITY PROTEIN: serine/threonine-protein phosphatase 2A 55 kDa regulatory subunit B delta isoform-like isoform X2 (The sequence of the model RefSeq protein was modified relative to this genomic sequence to represent the inferred CDS: substituted 1 base at 1 genomic stop codon), which yields MEELTEAITAAEFHPHQCNVLVYSSSKGTIRLCDMRSSALCDRHAKFFEVPEDPSSRSFFSEIISSISDVKFSHSGWYMMTRDYLSVKVWDLNMEGRPVETHQVHEYLRSKLCSLYENDCIFDKFECCWNGSGSVIMTGSYNNFFRMFDRNTWRDVMLEASRENSKRXACLKPQKVCTGDKRKKDEISVDSLDFNKKILHTAWYPMESIIAVAATNNLYIFQDKIN from the coding sequence ATGGAGGAGCTGACAGAAGCCATCACCGCCGCTGAGTTCCACCCACACCAGTGCAACGTGTTGGTCTACAGCAGTAGCAAGGGGACCATCAGGCTGTGTGACATGCGCTCCTCTGCCCTGTGTGACAGGCATGCCAAGTTTTTTGAAGTGCCAGAAGACCCCAGCAGTAGATCCTTTTTCTCAGAAATAATCTCGTCTATATCTGATGTCAAGTTCAGCCACAGTGGTTGGTACATGATGACCAGAGACTATCTGTCGGTGAAGGTATGGGACCTCAACATGGAGGGCAGGCCTGTCGAGACCCACCAGGTACATGAGTACCTACGAAGCAAGCTCTGCTCCTTGTATGAGAATGACTGCATCTTTGACAAGTTCGAGTGCTGCTGGAACGGTTCAGGCAGTGTCATTATGACGGGCTCCTACAACAACTTCTTTAGAATGTTTGATAGAAACACTTGGAGAGATGTTATGCTGGAAGCCTCAAGAGAGAACAGCAAACGCTGAGCCTGCCTGAAGCCCCAGAAAGTATGTACAGGGGATAAGAGAAAGAAGGACGAGATTAGCGTGGACAGTTTGGACTTCAATAAGAAGATCCTTCACACAGCCTGGTACCCCATGGAGAGCATTATTGCTGTAGCTGCCACCAATAACTTGTATATATTCCAGGACAAAATTAATTAA